One Nostoc punctiforme PCC 73102 DNA window includes the following coding sequences:
- a CDS encoding BrnT family toxin: MKFEWDENKAAINLLKHQVSFEEAKTVFDDPLYVDFYDPDHSDNEERYLIIGESSRGRLLIMSYTERGNSIRLISAREVTRSEREAYKEG; encoded by the coding sequence ATGAAGTTCGAGTGGGACGAAAACAAAGCGGCAATAAATCTTTTAAAACATCAGGTTTCGTTTGAAGAAGCCAAAACTGTTTTCGACGATCCGCTCTATGTTGACTTCTACGATCCAGACCACTCTGATAATGAGGAGCGTTACCTTATTATTGGAGAATCAAGTCGGGGACGCTTACTAATCATGTCGTATACGGAAAGAGGAAATTCGATTCGTCTTATTAGTGCAAGAGAAGTAACACGATCCGAGCGAGAAGCATACAAAGAAGGGTAA
- a CDS encoding GUN4 domain-containing protein, producing the protein MTDPMILSGPANDIDSLRRPLMAGSEKVQQQIIPQLAELGNEGLDVLMEFLLKRRENPATWVDGKAYQVLYNSDAPQAKEFLRSSFPEGIVPLKSECGINYNSLQQLLAAQDFQAADRVTIEKMCELSGTTAVQRKWLYFTEVENTSAVDLQTINNLWLVHSEGKFGFSVQREIWLSLGKNWENFWPKIGWKAGNNWTRYPNGFTWDLSAPRGHLPLSNQLRGVRVFASLLSHPAWSKNPEK; encoded by the coding sequence ATGACAGACCCAATGATTTTATCAGGCCCTGCAAATGACATCGACTCCCTCCGACGACCGTTAATGGCTGGGTCTGAAAAAGTCCAACAGCAGATAATCCCACAATTAGCTGAGTTGGGTAATGAGGGATTAGACGTGTTGATGGAATTTTTACTGAAACGACGTGAGAACCCAGCTACTTGGGTTGATGGCAAAGCTTACCAAGTCCTCTATAACTCCGATGCACCTCAAGCCAAAGAATTTTTACGCTCTTCTTTTCCTGAGGGAATTGTACCTCTAAAATCGGAGTGCGGGATTAACTACAATTCTTTGCAACAGCTACTTGCTGCTCAAGACTTCCAAGCAGCCGATCGCGTCACCATCGAAAAAATGTGTGAACTATCAGGGACAACGGCTGTACAACGAAAATGGTTGTACTTTACTGAGGTAGAAAATACCTCGGCTGTTGACTTGCAAACCATTAACAATCTCTGGTTAGTCCACTCTGAAGGTAAATTTGGCTTTTCAGTGCAGCGAGAAATCTGGTTAAGTTTGGGTAAAAATTGGGAGAATTTCTGGCCGAAAATTGGCTGGAAAGCAGGTAATAACTGGACGCGATACCCTAACGGGTTTACCTGGGATTTGAGTGCGCCTAGAGGTCATTTACCCCTCTCTAATCAGCTGCGGGGAGTACGAGTCTTTGCTTCTTTACTCTCTCACCCAGCTTGGTCGAAGAATCCAGAAAAATGA
- a CDS encoding ABC transporter ATP-binding protein, translating into MANVRLEDIKRRFNNVTAIEDITFEIPDGEFWVLVGPSGCGKSTILRTIAGLETATSGKLFIGDRLVNNIPARQRDVAMVFQNYALYPHMSVAQNIGFGLQMRKVDRKIIQERVMNVARSLSLDHLLDRKPKQLSGGQQQRVALGRAIAREPQVFLLDEPLSNLDAQLRDDTRAELKQLHQELGITTIYVTHDQVEAMTLADKIVVLNRGRIQQIGDPQTIYASPANQMVATFLGSPPMNILPAIYHNNGFDVSGQLLTIPAVVKEKLQLRQEHSYDLGIRPEHIFINERPSGFTVAYNAGSPNRQEENESQLIVEVKVVEPLGRETLIRAGLPGSAVVLNIQVGADVRPRPGDRLSLQLDLNHLFVFDPKTGDRIL; encoded by the coding sequence ATGGCAAATGTTCGTCTAGAAGATATTAAACGTAGATTTAATAATGTCACCGCGATCGAGGATATTACCTTTGAAATTCCTGATGGCGAGTTTTGGGTTTTAGTTGGCCCATCGGGTTGTGGTAAGTCTACAATTTTGCGAACGATCGCAGGTTTAGAAACCGCTACATCAGGCAAACTCTTTATTGGCGATCGCTTGGTGAATAATATCCCAGCCAGACAGCGAGATGTGGCGATGGTATTCCAAAACTACGCCCTCTATCCTCACATGAGCGTGGCCCAAAACATCGGCTTTGGCTTGCAGATGCGGAAGGTTGACCGAAAAATCATTCAAGAACGAGTGATGAATGTGGCGCGATCGCTTTCTCTGGATCACTTGCTGGATCGTAAACCCAAACAACTTTCTGGGGGACAGCAACAACGGGTAGCATTAGGGAGAGCGATCGCTCGTGAACCCCAAGTTTTTTTACTTGATGAACCTTTATCTAATTTAGATGCCCAATTGCGCGACGATACAAGGGCAGAATTGAAACAGTTACATCAAGAATTAGGCATTACCACAATTTACGTCACCCACGATCAAGTTGAAGCGATGACTTTGGCTGATAAAATAGTCGTGCTAAATCGCGGACGGATTCAACAAATCGGCGATCCCCAAACTATTTATGCAAGTCCTGCTAATCAAATGGTGGCAACTTTTTTAGGCAGCCCACCAATGAATATCTTGCCTGCAATCTATCACAATAACGGTTTTGATGTTAGTGGGCAGTTATTAACGATTCCAGCAGTTGTAAAAGAAAAATTACAGTTGCGTCAGGAACACAGTTATGATTTGGGGATTCGTCCAGAGCATATTTTTATTAACGAACGGCCCTCCGGGTTCACAGTCGCCTACAACGCTGGTTCACCAAATCGCCAAGAAGAAAATGAGAGTCAACTGATTGTAGAAGTTAAAGTAGTGGAACCTTTGGGAAGAGAAACTTTGATTCGTGCTGGTTTACCTGGTTCGGCGGTGGTGTTGAATATTCAGGTGGGAGC
- a CDS encoding NADP-dependent isocitrate dehydrogenase, which yields MYEKITPPAAGAKIAFKNGEPIVPDNPIIPFIRGDGTGIDIWPATQKVLDAAVAKAYKGQRQISWFKVYAGDEACDLYGTYQYLPQDTLTAIEEYGVAIKGPLTTPVGGGIRSLNVALRQIFDLYACVRPCRYYAGTPSPHKNPEKLDVIVYRENTEDIYLGIEWRQGSEIGDRLIKILNEELIPATPEHGKKRIPLDSGIGIKPISKTGSQRLVRRAIKHALLLPKNKQQVTLVHKGNIMKYTEGAFRDWGYELATSEFRQETVTEQESWILSNKEKNPNISLEENARQIEPGFDNLTPDKKAQVVKEVETVLNTIWATHGDGKWKEKVLVNDRIADSIFQQIQTRPDEYSILATMNLNGDYLSDAAAAIVGGLGMGPGANIGDSSAIFEATHGTAPKHAGLDRINPGSVILSGVMMLEFLGWQEAADLIKKGLSDAIANSQVTYDLARLLEPPVEPLKCSEFADAIIQHFG from the coding sequence ATGTACGAAAAGATTACCCCCCCCGCAGCCGGAGCAAAGATCGCCTTCAAAAATGGTGAACCAATCGTACCGGACAATCCAATTATCCCTTTTATTCGCGGCGACGGCACAGGCATAGACATCTGGCCTGCTACCCAAAAAGTTCTCGATGCTGCGGTAGCCAAAGCATATAAGGGTCAGCGTCAAATTAGCTGGTTCAAGGTTTATGCTGGTGACGAAGCTTGCGATTTATATGGTACTTATCAGTATTTACCTCAAGATACTCTAACAGCAATTGAAGAATACGGTGTCGCTATTAAAGGGCCTTTGACTACTCCCGTTGGGGGAGGAATTCGTTCTTTAAATGTGGCACTACGACAAATTTTTGACTTGTATGCCTGCGTGCGTCCTTGCCGTTACTATGCAGGTACGCCCTCTCCCCACAAAAATCCCGAAAAGCTGGATGTAATTGTTTATCGAGAAAATACGGAAGATATTTATTTAGGCATTGAGTGGCGACAAGGTAGCGAAATTGGCGATCGCTTAATTAAAATTCTCAATGAAGAACTAATCCCCGCCACCCCAGAACATGGAAAAAAACGTATTCCTCTTGATTCTGGTATTGGCATTAAACCCATCAGCAAAACTGGTTCCCAGCGTCTAGTTAGACGTGCCATCAAACACGCTTTGCTATTGCCCAAAAACAAGCAACAAGTGACTTTGGTGCATAAAGGCAACATCATGAAATACACCGAAGGCGCTTTCCGCGATTGGGGTTATGAACTAGCAACCAGCGAATTTCGCCAAGAAACTGTTACTGAACAGGAATCTTGGATTTTGAGTAACAAGGAAAAAAATCCGAATATTTCCTTGGAAGAAAATGCCCGCCAGATTGAACCTGGGTTTGATAATCTAACTCCAGACAAGAAAGCGCAAGTTGTCAAGGAAGTTGAAACTGTTCTTAACACAATTTGGGCAACCCACGGCGATGGCAAATGGAAAGAGAAAGTTTTGGTGAATGACCGGATTGCTGACAGTATTTTTCAACAAATCCAAACCAGACCGGATGAGTATTCGATTTTGGCGACGATGAACTTGAACGGTGATTATTTGTCTGATGCCGCCGCAGCCATTGTTGGTGGATTGGGAATGGGACCAGGGGCGAATATTGGTGATTCTAGTGCCATATTTGAAGCTACCCACGGCACTGCACCCAAACACGCCGGCTTAGATCGGATTAATCCAGGTTCAGTGATTTTGTCTGGTGTGATGATGCTGGAATTTTTGGGTTGGCAAGAAGCCGCAGACCTAATTAAGAAGGGTTTAAGCGATGCGATCGCAAATAGTCAAGTCACCTACGATTTAGCTCGGTTGCTAGAACCACCTGTTGAACCCTTAAAATGTTCTGAATTTGCCGACGCAATTATTCAGCATTTTGGTTAA
- the mtnA gene encoding S-methyl-5-thioribose-1-phosphate isomerase produces the protein MTLSTNHVYPVIWHNGAVSLIDQTRLPNEYTFVEIHRSEDMARAIKTMIVRGAPAIGVAAAYGMYLGAREIETSDRHEFLQNLDKVAQLLGSTRPTAVNLFWAISRMMKVAKETLGTVEDIKQTLFQTAQAINVEDLQTCQAIGDNGLTVLPASPEKLTLLTHCNAGALATAGYGTALGVVRSAWREGRLERLFADETRPRLQGAKLTAWECVQEGIPVTLITDNMAAHCMKQGLIHAVVVGADRIAANGDTANKIGTYSVAIAAKAHNIPFFVAAPLSTVDFELADGSKIPIEERDPTEIYQVGDTILTPEGVDFYNPAFDVTPAELITAIITENGAIAPGELVKLQLKQLV, from the coding sequence ATGACACTTTCTACAAACCATGTTTATCCCGTTATTTGGCACAATGGCGCGGTGTCACTAATCGATCAAACTCGCTTACCCAACGAATATACATTTGTGGAAATCCACCGCAGTGAAGATATGGCACGGGCGATTAAGACTATGATTGTCCGAGGTGCGCCTGCAATTGGTGTGGCTGCAGCTTATGGAATGTATCTTGGCGCAAGGGAAATTGAAACTAGCGATCGCCACGAATTTTTGCAAAACTTAGATAAAGTAGCCCAGTTGCTAGGTTCTACTCGTCCGACGGCGGTAAATTTATTTTGGGCAATTAGTCGGATGATGAAAGTTGCTAAGGAAACGTTGGGAACTGTTGAAGACATTAAGCAAACCCTTTTCCAAACAGCCCAAGCAATCAACGTTGAAGATTTGCAAACCTGTCAAGCGATCGGCGACAATGGTTTGACAGTTTTGCCCGCTAGCCCTGAAAAGCTGACACTACTTACTCACTGCAACGCTGGGGCGCTAGCTACGGCTGGTTATGGCACAGCTTTAGGTGTTGTGCGTTCTGCTTGGAGGGAAGGACGTTTAGAACGTTTATTTGCCGACGAAACCCGTCCTCGGTTACAAGGTGCAAAACTCACCGCTTGGGAATGTGTGCAAGAAGGTATTCCTGTGACATTAATTACTGATAATATGGCAGCCCATTGCATGAAGCAGGGTTTGATTCATGCTGTAGTTGTGGGTGCCGATCGCATTGCTGCTAACGGTGACACTGCCAATAAAATTGGTACATACAGTGTAGCGATCGCAGCTAAGGCACATAATATCCCTTTCTTTGTGGCTGCACCCCTTTCTACCGTTGATTTTGAATTAGCCGATGGCAGTAAAATTCCCATTGAGGAACGCGATCCAACAGAAATATATCAAGTTGGGGATACTATTCTCACACCTGAAGGTGTGGATTTTTACAACCCAGCTTTTGATGTGACTCCGGCTGAGTTGATTACAGCCATCATTACAGAAAATGGAGCGATCGCACCTGGGGAATTGGTGAAATTACAGTTAAAGCAATTAGTGTAA
- a CDS encoding DUF2235 domain-containing protein, with protein MKRLVICCDGTWQQLTSAYPSNVVKLAQSVKPMASDGVTQIVFYDEGVGAEGQKVLGGATGLGIDRNIEDGYRFLSLNYVPGDEIYLFGFSRGAYTVRSLAGMIYCSGLLDRPHVTKAHEAYELYRKRGVKPKDREAVEYRQAYGDRVPITLLGCFDTVGALGIPGIPAFSKLNEQLNKRYRFHDTTLNKCVQNALHAVAIDEIREVFDVTPMTKHPDAENQRVIQKWFPGAHGCVGGGTKEHSGLSDAALQWMIDSIGEMKLGLDFDTSVIPTGINPNYECDFKNDAGFFKLAGIKFREVSDAIEDLHESTINRLRSRKDYRPKNLQKIISKLK; from the coding sequence ATGAAACGTCTCGTTATCTGCTGTGATGGAACCTGGCAACAATTAACAAGTGCTTACCCTAGCAATGTGGTTAAGTTAGCTCAATCGGTAAAACCGATGGCTAGTGACGGAGTTACACAAATCGTATTTTATGACGAGGGGGTTGGAGCCGAGGGTCAAAAGGTTTTAGGGGGAGCTACCGGACTAGGAATCGATAGAAATATAGAAGATGGCTACCGATTTCTGAGCCTAAACTATGTTCCTGGTGACGAAATCTATCTGTTCGGTTTCAGTCGTGGTGCTTACACAGTTAGAAGTTTAGCGGGGATGATCTATTGCTCCGGTCTTCTAGACCGTCCCCATGTCACCAAAGCCCATGAAGCTTATGAGCTTTACCGTAAACGAGGTGTTAAACCAAAAGATCGGGAAGCTGTGGAATACCGTCAAGCTTACGGCGATCGCGTCCCTATCACCTTGCTAGGTTGTTTTGATACTGTTGGAGCCCTTGGTATTCCTGGGATACCTGCCTTCAGCAAGTTGAACGAGCAACTGAATAAGCGTTACAGATTCCATGACACTACTTTAAACAAATGTGTTCAGAATGCCTTGCACGCGGTGGCCATTGACGAAATTCGTGAAGTCTTTGATGTCACTCCCATGACAAAGCATCCGGATGCTGAAAACCAGCGAGTGATTCAAAAGTGGTTTCCAGGCGCACATGGCTGCGTTGGTGGTGGAACTAAAGAACATAGCGGGTTATCAGATGCCGCCTTACAGTGGATGATTGATTCCATCGGTGAGATGAAATTGGGACTCGACTTCGATACAAGTGTGATTCCCACAGGTATTAACCCCAATTATGAATGCGACTTTAAGAACGATGCTGGATTCTTTAAATTGGCAGGAATCAAGTTTCGTGAGGTTAGCGATGCCATTGAAGACCTTCATGAAAGCACGATCAACCGTTTGAGAAGTCGCAAAGACTATCGACCCAAAAATCTACAAAAGATTATTTCCAAACTGAAATAA